GTTCGCCCTGCTGTGCCCGGGAGGGATCCTGCAGCTGCCCGGCCGGCAGCGGACGGTCGACTTCATGAACCTCAGGACCAGCTGCCTGTCCATCCTCGTCCACGCCGTCATCTACGCCGTGCTGCTCATGCTCTTCGTCGTCATCTTGCAGGCTCATCTCTACGTCTGATCTTACCTTATCTTACTTACTATGTGTGCTTCATGGTGCCTttgttctctctctctgcttttcTTATGTACTCGAGTGTTCGAGCTTGGTTTAGTGAAACTAGGGTGCTCCGAGGATGCATGATTATGTTTTCTTCGTGCGTGTTGCTGAGCTTCCGCTTTCGT
The sequence above is a segment of the Triticum urartu cultivar G1812 unplaced genomic scaffold, Tu2.1 TuUngrouped_contig_6737, whole genome shotgun sequence genome. Coding sequences within it:
- the LOC125531030 gene encoding uncharacterized protein LOC125531030 produces the protein MPCLSSRLPYPPAQYHIFVPCHPLPQLPCSSLSKLRGAMHDWAPAIIATALFALLCPGGILQLPGRQRTVDFMNLRTSCLSILVHAVIYAVLLMLFVVILQAHLYV